tctgccttccaaggatGAATTCAGGTTGCCTGCCACACTCACCTGACATTTGTGTGGATTCTGCTGATCCAAACTCTGATCTTACTGCTTATTTGTCAAGTGCTTTAACTGAGGAATCATCACCCATTCATGTTATTGTGTTTTTTATGCCTTTCCTTTTCCATTCTttgcttcccttccttcccttccttcccttctttccctccctctttcctccctctctgttctGTGTGCACAGGAgcatatggaagccagagctcAGTGTCCAATGTCTCTCTCAGTTGTGTTCtatcttaatttttgagaaatggcctcactgagcctggagctcactgagacTGGCTGGTCACCAAGCTCCACCAAGtctttttgtctctgcctcctcagtgccgGAATTACAGGCACCACCATCTGGACTTTCCTCATGTGTTCTAGGAATACAAACTTAGGTCTTCATTCTTTGGTAAGCGTTTTCCTCAGTGTTCCCAGGACCTAAAGTTATCACTTTCTGATAATAGacttcattttcaaatgtttctagGGTCTCTTCACACAATGATAAGAGATGACAGTCCTTAAGCTGTGAACTATCAGGCACCGATTATCCATAGAGGCTGGGTAACCTGTATTCCTTATCCTGGTGAGGACTGAGGTCATTTCAATGGAGCTGAATTTAACGAGCCCACAGAGTCTGAGCTCTCGCTCACAAGTGCAATTGTCTTTCTTTGGGAGGAGAGTATATCTCAGCGATTGGCATGCACAAGCCAGGCTTCCTGGGTATGAATTGTGAGCAGATCACTTGCGTTTGAGTGACTCGTTGGTGGGTGTGCATGTGGACTTTCCCCCTCGCTTTCCTCATTTGGAATAATATGGAAAATATAGTATAGATTTCCCAGGGTTGTGTAAGGATTATATAGGTTAGTAGGTGAAGTGGCTGGCATATAATAAGAACTATACTAATACACAACATACTGTAAGGCATATAGTATAAGTGGGCTATTGTTACCTTTCATGCCTACCATTGACACTTCAGGCAATGGACCAGTCTTTCAGAGATGCACCATCAGTTCCTTGGGGACAGTACTATGTTTGCTTCTGTTCCTGTTGCTTCTTCTTGAAAATGTCTGTGACCACAGAGGTTTTGACTGTTCATTCCTGTAAAGAAACATTCAATTAGCTCCAAAAGGGGCATTAAAATATACTCTATATGTTGTGGATAATCATTATTAGCTCATGATTACATTGGACTGGGAATTATACCATCGTACACTTTGGAATAAGGGaaagtgttgattttttttttattttaaccctTTCCTATATGTAGACTCGCGAAGAAGTCATCAGGGTTAAAGAGGAGCACTGAATTTCAGAACTCCGGGCTACTGGGATCACAGAAAGTTAATTAGGAAGACTGTTCTGACTTGCAAACCGGACCGAAATGAACTTCTCACCGTGGGCTGTGGATAATATTTGGGCATCAGATTGGAAGGGTGTCTAGATTCTATCACACTCTTAGTGTTAAAAGCATAAAAAGTCAGAAACCATTTCAAAAGTGTACAGTACTAAGAAATTAGGCAACTGGGGAGCGTTGGGTCAAACATTTCTTTGCGTTGCTAATCCCCAACTAGTTCCTTGGCTTTTATCAGCATGGGTTGACCGTTCCAGTCTCCAGACATTCTCAAAACCGGAGCTCTAAaaggctgggaaaaaaaaaaaaagtccagtccGAACTTCTGGTCACAAGGCCTCCCTGCCTTGTTGCTATGAggtagagaagacagaggagatggACAAGGAGCAGAGCAGCGCTCTGAGTGGCCCAGCAGTAACTGCGTCCACTGCCAGGGTCCTGCCTGTTCCGTTAACTGCCCCCGCCCCCGACCCGATCGGCCTTAAAAAGCTCCAACTTGCAACCAAATCCCCAGTCGGAGCGCTGCGGAAAAGGACCAAGATGGGCTTGGGTGACTACAACCACTGCAGACAGAGGATGACCCGGGGACTCTACGGAGTCTCTGGAAGGGCTGCGCTGTGGTCCCCAGCCTTCCACACAGTGCACCGCATGCCTTGCGGCACCTGGCGCATCGAGGCGCCAGAGCCCGCCCGGGCGTCCAGCCCGGTGCTGGAGCATCTCCGGAGGCAGCTGGAGCGCGCCTTCCAGCGGGCGGCGGCACGCGGGCGCGCCAGGCGCGCGCGGGAGGcggtggcggcggtggcggcggcggcggcggcagcgcgGGAGGAGCGGAGCCGAGCGCGCATGGAGTGCGCCCTGGCCCGGCTGCGCGCGGAGCTGGTGAGCGCGGGCTGTGCGGCGGGGCTCGCGCGCCCGAGTCCGTGGCTTCGAAGCTGGAGCCGTAGCCCATAGAAGGACCCCCGGGGTGGGGTTGATGCCGGGGAGGGAGATCACTCCTGGGTGTCCGATTTTTTCTGGACTGGGTGTTGAGGCCTCCTTAAGGTCACAAGCTCCAGGGATCAGGGCTTGGCCTACAGTGCAGTGACTGGCCCAGACTCTAGGAGCCCCTCCCCACTATGTTTCTGTAGTTTTCTATCTTCTAGAAGCTTCCCCATAGCAATTTCTTAGTATATATCTATGTTGTGTGTGCAGAGACAGAAATTTCATTGGAACCAACAGCCAAGATGGATGTATAAGAAACGCTAAGTCatgacaattattttttattttatcccttGCTAAGAATTCAGAAAAACAACTGGCTGTTGAACAGGGAGGCGTGTTCGTagatcaccttttttttttttttttttaatgaaaaaaaaatttaaatttgacaatttaaaaaggacaaaagtaTAAAGACTTTCAAATGGCGACACTTATGAACGGTGTGTACTGGGGACTTGGAGAGTTCTCTGGATTGACTGTGACAACTAACCTCTTCTTCAGAACAGTTTAGGAACCTTAGCGGGTAATCGTGCTCATTTTTGGCTCTAAGAAGGGCAGCCTGATAGTAAATCCAATTTAACCATATTAACAATTTGAATTTGATAAGAATTGAATTATGTTTGATCTAACGGTATGCGAGATCAAAATGGTAAAAAGCTGGATGGTAAAGACACGTCATTGCCTGGTGAGACCTCTTCACTGCACACAGCGAGGTTAGTGCTGAACCAAACCCCTATACTACCGAGCTGGTCTGTGtcatccctctcctcctctcctgctgACTCATATGGAGGTCAAGCTGGACAAGCTCTGAGACACTTTTACCCTTAACATTCCAACAAGTTACTTCATCAATAGGAGGCTTGGATGAGTAAGGTATAATGGGTGAGGGAAGGTAGGGGATCATGGGCTCTGCGAATACCTGCTGGCCCTCCAGCTTTGAGACCGGGAATTAGTAGACTTGAGTTGGTTTACTCATCTGTAACGTAACGTAGAGATAACGTCATGAGATTGCTGTCATAATTATATGAGATAATAGTATATGACATGCCTTGGTCATATGCACTCTTTATTGACTGTTGTTATTATATTATAGATCTTGGAAGCTGATTGTGCCTAACAGGACAAATATGGACATTTCGAGAATTGAGAactgagccagcaagatggcgCTTTAGAGGCACACGTGGACAGGCCTGGAGACCTGATCCCCAGTTCGCACACTGGAGAAAAAGCCCACTCCTTGCTCCTCCACACAGGAACACGTGTAGCACAAGCATGCCTGCattcacacatgcaaacatagaTATGCACGAGGACagaaatgaggggaaaaaaaattaaagagtttttctctggaaaggaagcagagaattTTGCATATAACCAGATGTGGTTTTTCCTGGGGTGTGGGCCCAGGTCAGCATCTGCAGGAACTCCCTAGCCCGGGTGACTGATCATAAGACATAATCAAAGGAGTGGTTACTTACCTCAGGATCATCATTAGAAATAGTTTTTGATCTGGGGCATTAGCTAAATCTCTATGTGTCAGTCACCATGGAGTTTATCTAAGGGACAACGATGAATTAATGTTGTTATGCATATTATGTCTGTTTGGCTTACTCTTCCTAATGGATGGCATTGATTTCTAAGTTCTTTGGATTTCTGGAGTTAAACCTAAAGTTTTCCAGGTATAGAAAGTCCCTTTTTCTCACCTTTCAGAGAAGCTTTACACCTTTCATCAGACTCTCAAAGGGATCTGTGATGAAAGACATAAAAGCCTTGAGTGTTTGAATTCCCTAAATAAGCGCAAGTCGCACGTCCTGTACTTAGATGGGTGAATCATTATCAGTGATTTTACCCCTTGAAACTTGGCAGAGAAGGTAGAGGACAGATATCTGTCACCTTGTCCACTCTTCCctccattcattcactcagtcTTTCAACAAGGACACAGAGAACCTCCCATGGATGCGGAGGCAAGGCACTCCATACTGAGAACCAATCATTAAAATGTAGCAGAGTCCCTCCCACAGAAACCGGGTGTAATGCAGTCTCTGTGTTATCAGAGGCCTAGACACGGAAGGCCATAGCTGTATGATTAAGAAGGAGGCAACTGTGCCTGGCCTTGATTACAGGGAGGCTTCTCAGCAACTGTTGATACTTAATTGCATTCCATGGAAAGAGGAGTGGCAAGGTGCATCTTAAATCCCAGGGGTCAGACAGAGGCGTGTCTCAGCATGGCGTTGTTTCCTTGGAGACTGGCGAAGTGTCCCTGACTACCTGTGATAGGAGCAGGCATGGAGACAGTGCTAGGAAATGAAGCTAACCATGCAGGGCAGGATTCTAGAGCCTGAGGCATGCATTGGAAGACAGTCTTGGGTAAATGATTGgggacttttaaaaatttatttgtttatctcaTATTGTGAGTAcagtgttgctctcttcagacacaccagaagagggcatcggatcccattacagatggttgtgagccaccatgtggcttctgggaattgaacttaggacctctggaagagcagtcagtgctcttaaccgctgagacatctccccagctcatgataggggattttttttttttttttatggtgatGACAGTGTGGTTTATTTCTCTCTGCTGGGTGGCTTGGATCTCTGTCTTCTTCATCATTTCTAATTCTTGCTTCCAGAGAAATGGTTCCAAGTGCAAAAGAATAAAGCCATAAATATCggaggaaaataaaaagatacctctgtccaatattttattttgcaaattgAGACGGAATCGCCACTGCAGTATTGGCGGTTAACTATTCCAGTTAACTATTAACCTGTCTTGAGGGCTACTGTTGCTGAGTTGATCGGGACggtgcacagaaaaatgttaCTTTACAAAACGCACGAAGCCTGACTCAACTGGAGGAATATGCAAGTAATTGATCTTTAGCTTTAGGTTATGATACAGCTGGAACAAACTTTCCTGGCGGACTGCCTTCTAAGCAACCTGTCCTTGgagatgtaatttttaaaattttatttgaacacACAAAGGCCTCATAAACTCCCCTTGGAGGAGGTTATGAATCAGCCTTGCTACATAACAGGCTTTGTTTTAGAGTGCAAAGTGTTAGCTTATATAAGGACATATAACGATACATGTGCCTCTGAGGTGTCATTACATGCTTCCACTCTGCAGGGAGGCCATTTAAAATCCTGAAAACTTGAAATGACAAGTAATCAAGTAAATGGGCTCAGATCCGGAGCACTCAGGTGGCCCCAGGCAGTTATCCCCAGGCTCAGAAAGCTCGTAAAGataaaggatttcactgtggtcccTCACGCCATTGCTTGAAAACAGCCTTTGGTGCATCGGTATTTTTCACGCGGACAGCTTTGTGCGTCAGcgctttctgttttcatttcaagGCCATTTCAAAAGCTATTTATTTATCTGAGTTTTTACCTTGTTGTAGAAAAAGCTACTTTAATAGCCAGGTCCAAAAGTCAGAATGGGAGAGTAAGGTGAGAAAtacatctttctttctgtcttatttCCCTTTCCCACCCACTCCTTATTGCTCATGTGCGGTCGGAAAGCAGTTTCATTTGATCTATATCGCAAACTAATAAAATcccttattattttttcttttagctgGAACTGCGTTTCCAGAACCACCAGCTGGCCCGAACTTTACTGgatttaaacatgaaaatgcagcaGCTGAAGAAGAGGCAGGACCAGGAGCGTGCATCCAAACCTCAGAGCCCGCAGGACGAGGAGATGAATCCTGAGTGCGAAAACGCATAATAGAGAGTCTGAGGCCGCAATTCTGAAGCAACCCCGAGCCCTCACCATAACATAGACCACTCTAAAACGGTTCTACCATTAACACTAGCGATGCTGTATGTGCGCTCTGAGGGACAGTTTGTCCAGTGAAAACTTAGGCGTAAGGGGAAAGTGGGAAGAGAGCTAAGAAAGGGATCGAGgcacttttattttaaagctttaaaaatattcattcattGGTTTGACTGGTTATTGTCTTACTAGGCAAAAGGGAAGAGGGATCGGGAGGATAGAGAAAGAAGATGAACCAAAACACTGAACGACTGCCTTAATGCCAGCTTACAACGCTGCACCGTTATCTTCCTTTATGTAGTATTGCTTGAACTTGTAGAATCTGtgcttgtttttactttatttatttttggttgagCTAGTAGCCTATCCAGTACTCTTCTGACTTGTGAAATTGCGAATTACTTGTGTCTAGATTCCACACATACCCTTGATGTGGCCAGCATGAAGGGCGTCTCACCTTCTTGCTGGATGTAGACACGTCCTCCAGGACTTGCTATCATTGAAACATAAAATACTAATTATTCTTCTCATAAAATCTCTTGCCTCAGTTGATTCAAGTTTGACTTTCAAGATGTACACCCCTAAATTCCTAACTAATATAGTTCTTTTGTTCAATTAACTTGGGAGTTTAAATGGTTCTCACTGAATTAAAAGATCTAATTGTACCCCAAAAGTGCTTtacaatgcaaaaataaaattaataaaaatagttgcAGACCTAATTGGTGTTTCTAGTGGTTATTATCTATGAAATTATGACaatgtgtataattttaattaaaattaaaattagttctggagacaaaagaacagaaagaagtagtctttttaaaaaaattataaattttttattactactttattattactttttaaaattacttttatttttttacaatctAGTCTTTACCTGcctcctggtctgcccttccacagtccctcatcccattcctcctccccctgtctccaagagatgttctcctccctcctcccccattcctccaccccccacccccaaccaggcctccccactccccgGGGCTTTAAGTTAGGCTCCAGGGTTAGGCTCCttttttctcactgaggccagacctgaCAGTCCTAAGTTGAATATGtattgtatgctgcctggttggtggctcactgTCTGAGAGGTCTCAGGAGTcccagttagttgagactgctggtcttcctatggggttgccctcctcctcagcttcttccatccttcccctaATACAACCACAGGGGACCCTGACTTCactccattggttgggtgtaaatatctgcttctgtctcgttcggctgcttgttgggcctcttggaggaaagccatgctaggctcctgtctgtaagcacaccatagcatcaattatagtgtcaggccttggagcctccccctGAGATggatcccctcccctcccctccacctcccttctcacacctaggtccctccctccctctgcctcccatgattgttttcttctttctcccaagtgggattaaagcatcctcacttgggccctttggcttgttaaccttcttgagttctgtggattatatcctgGGTGTTCTGTActgttttggctaatatccatttattagtgggTACATACCAcccatatccttttgggtctgagttacttcactcaggatattttctagttccatccatttgcttgcaaaactcatgatgtcctagttattaatagctgaatagtattccattgtgtaaatgaaccacatttttttgtatctattcttccattgtgggtcatctgggttgtttctagcttctgaccttcatagataaggctgctatgaacatagtggagcacatgatcctgtggtatggtggggcatcttttgggtatatgcccaagagtggtatagctgggtcttcaggtagctCTAtatccaactttctgaggaaacgccaggttgatttccagagtggttgtaccagcttgcaatcccaccagcaatggaggagtgttctttctccatatcctcgccagtatctgctgtcacctgagtttttgatctttgccattctgattggtgtgaggcagaatctcagggtcattttttttcttttttttttcttggatattttatttacatttcagatgccatcccctttcccaatttcccctccctagaaaacccctatcccatacccctttctcctttttgcttttatacaattttttaaatgttaaacaatGGCCTTATaaatttagtaatgctcaatatcagtcagaagtgtaacctaatactcaacatagatatatcaactatctgaacatctgcctccatgtctggcccacctctctctttctctctcatcacctagctcctcctctccttctcctattctccttactcctcctctccgtactcctcccaccttagctcctcctacatatcacccttcctgttaaaataaaacttttctctcaaaatacagttagagcataactataccaatttatgtcagtaaggtgcaagatagacctaataccctatccatcattttgttgactaagcaggacctctgtcatctctcctaaataaaagacttagttctgaacctggcttttttttttttttcttcttggctttagaatgaatgtcagctgaaaaccatcctctcaaatcttttctctcaaagtaaatagcaaggattggctatgagactataagttttcaaccccgtcagaaatccagaatgactgagttaactgaaattatgggaagcactaagcatagcttctaaaacttagccaatttatagagacctctgaacacctggacagtctctatactacagaatgatggagcatctgatcttcagccttctggcccaggatcatctgacagacctagtgatgcagaattattaagggctgattactctgtattggcagatataatcagtcgactattctgcaagtgtgtccttttctggacagtaatttgtctgtagatgaaaagaggcaattcttgtctagtgactgtctcaccacaattggaataaccccaaagattctcaatttcttcttagaatccaagacaggaagctgtcaggagcagacaggtctctaatcaaaatgaacattaatacagaaatgtttgtaatgtcaattctgtggatttctgatgttttgaaaaccaactatttatataaggcaatctggactgttacctgttaactcctctcagctatttctaaataaaatatagaaaacaccctaacaataaactcaaagctatgaatttgctataggcccttaactcacagtctaaccatctcaaataagttaaaaaagttaaagaaggactgggtctaagccttatattcctaaatgtgttattcaagtgcaatgcctttttttttt
The window above is part of the Arvicanthis niloticus isolate mArvNil1 chromosome 13, mArvNil1.pat.X, whole genome shotgun sequence genome. Proteins encoded here:
- the Aard gene encoding alanine- and arginine-rich domain-containing protein, with the translated sequence MGLGDYNHCRQRMTRGLYGVSGRAALWSPAFHTVHRMPCGTWRIEAPEPARASSPVLEHLRRQLERAFQRAAARGRARRAREAVAAVAAAAAAAREERSRARMECALARLRAELLELRFQNHQLARTLLDLNMKMQQLKKRQDQERASKPQSPQDEEMNPECENA